A window from Plasmodium gaboni strain SY75 chromosome 9, whole genome shotgun sequence encodes these proteins:
- a CDS encoding hypothetical protein (conserved Plasmodium protein, unknown function) produces MSLENLLHNIKCENIESVLENFFIQYVPLSLEIIKLKKKKKFNEALNIIREKEHILINECFYSLSNIILAILKGKLKIEHIDRKNIHDLIYIWFTPLSLNDKSKSLYKLIIEFHNKLIENENIYNKINDDVLTFDGIYFSEWIILTLNKIFNSLISEEEKIQIENWTFVIDLMKFVYVDKNIILEYLQKENNNVLFQYDIDNPHYKIKEYNYDEKNINVHHNMNNINNSQSIFSNEEDRSHFECSSKSLFRNILKDYYKNPHKVTKIYFSFPHVFFKCIINGLKDEDVKRKIYIYNHIIPKELNEDGFYKNIITTCVLCFFHMKQFNDIIDYEKVIFLLKKIINLNLTDTFSSVLFHLLLNPNMDKEKRVDESDKDINNCNIMKDENKKNCQLKKKINYTSNIYMKGEFTNIPNNQINYVLNTNYIIENIFYYLHLYSGDEKECKILLTSLLKELNPFIKLIEDNKNDTTNSMNNKLLYICIYNEKIYVLLNILINIIFLYSWNYFFIERFFNPTSKHCFGLCYAICIIDIINHIIYDDSLIVWSLFKNFEMKKKKILMYISRINVEECAKKSYIELINEMDEKSNMKGELQELEKASKLKEVFPFEDNENILEENKIELILIKFLQDIFIYILNNFNYSLENMGGSEDTFFSILLSKLLYTFSIHLKDINKMIVSSCYNFEILSKRELYLYKINMYNIQRFDNITKMIQHLFQCNNEVSLYCGQIIAEYFKKYMTSHQMVKKKKNKNKKINKIKIKKYDKNDECDENSKKNDHNFYTDSQYNSSDNSDDEKVLFPNLKKPLEYIPKDVLCFKTIEQCDILFLENFILSKEDIKTFEKDEYSIKRMDDVFEFNENVINNDEYLNKKDQISKFFFKGSESSLDLIHDNNYQHGCDVNIIYDDNMKNKDKKHNKNNDTLINTSYYDVYKNGDVLASDDMIKHADNIIDNDMYNLEEKEFVAKLLQENEYYLNMELNKNMYIDPSEDLFECLNRLNSKVNYIERNNIEDNNEDILRLDEKNENYEEANFRLCQTIIVLPKLIKECDILSYISVDMYKVLFSINNITCNNKNQNYIMTYKLFAIVLLCIHNPIEICTYMFNNIYNNTYDNIQKMLMILCFQLTALYLSSRIKLDEIYEYIKNIHETMNISEGLIKSNEMMDNKTNDKINLLDTYSKNMLEEINHFDEKKKKINTQKDYVQAEEKIDSCSIKKNINKSCCLVNKKKIQKFTDLCNIYFSGVYTTLFCFKIKKGMSNIDYDEYRMRKYYSENFTLTTYLLSSYNTFLNCCNNIYIYLEDIIRDGICLVHVFIQRDNLMIRRACCKLLYDMINLIFCKKMFNILNNPNNEIYEYYENVMNYISNRIKQESDSLSFEYMKQILSIYQTINI; encoded by the coding sequence atgaGTTTGGAAAATTTGTTACATAACATAAAGTGTGAGAATATTGAGAGTGTATTAGAAAACTTTTTCATACAATATGTTCCTTTAAGTTTGGAAATAATAAAGctgaaaaaaaaaaaaaaatttaatgaagcattaaatataataagagaaaaggaacatatattaattaatgaatgtttttattctttatcaaatattattttagCTATATTAAAGGGAAAGTTAAAAATAGAACATATAGATAGGAAGAATATCCATgatttaatttatatatggTTTACCCCGTTATCCCTTAATGATAAAAGTAAAagtttatataaattaataatagAATTTCATAATAAATTGATAGAAAATgagaatatatataataagataAATGATGATGTGTTAACGTTTGATGGCATATATTTCAGTGAATGGATTATACTTACTTtgaataaaatttttaattctcTTATTTCAgaggaagaaaaaattCAAATTGAAAACTGGACCTTTGTCATTGATCTTATGAAATTTGTATATgttgataaaaatataatacttgaatatttacaaaaagaaaataataatgttttatttCAATATGATATAGATAATCCAcattacaaaataaaagaatataattatgatgaaAAGAACATTAATGTACACcataatatgaataatataaataacaGTCAAAGTATATTTTCTAATGAGGAAGATAGATCTCATTTTGAATGTTCAAGTAAATCATTATTTAGAAACATATTGAAagattattataagaatCCTCATAAGGTAacaaaaatttatttttcttttcctcacgtgttttttaaatgtataataaaCGGACTAAAAGATGAAGATGTaaagagaaaaatatatatatataatcatattattcCTAAAGAATTAAATGAGGATGgattttataaaaatattattactacatgtgtattatgtttttttcatatgaaacaatttaatgatattatagattatgaaaaagttatatttttattgaagaaaataataaatttaaatttaacAGATACCTTTTCATCTgttctttttcatttgttGTTAAATCCTAATATGGACAAAGAAAAAAGGGTTGATGAAAGTgataaagatataaataattgtaatataatgaaggatgaaaataaaaaaaattgtcaattaaaaaaaaaaattaattatacctctaatatatatatgaaagGAGAATTTACAAATATACCAAATAACCAAATAAATTATGTATTAAatacaaattatattattgaaaacattttttattatcttcatttgTATAGTGGTGATGAAAAGGAATGTAAAATTCTTTTAACAAGTTTATTAAAAGAGTTAAATccttttataaaattaatcgaagataataaaaatgatacTACTAATAGTATGAATAATAAgttgttatatatatgtatatataatgagAAGATATATGTActtttgaatattttaataaacattatatttctatatagttggaattattttttcatagAACGATTTTTTAATCCTACTTCAAAACATTGTTTCGGATTATGTTATGCCATATGTATAATTGACATAATAAACCATATAATTTATGATGATTCACTTATTGTTTGGTCgctttttaaaaattttgaaatgaagaaaaagaagatcTTAATGTATATTTCTAGAATCAATGTTGAGGAGTGTGCAAAAAAAAGTTACATAGAGCTAATTAATGAAATGGATGAAAAAAGTAATATGAAAGGAGAATTACAAGAATTAGAAAAAGCATCGAAACTGAAAGAAGTTTTTCCTTTTGaagataatgaaaatatattagaagaaaataagattgaattaattttaataaaatttttacaagatatatttatatatatattaaataattttaattatagTTTGGAGAACATGGGTGGGAGTGAGGatacttttttttcaattcTTTTAAgtaaattattatacacatttagtatacatttaaaagatataaataaaatgattGTTTCCAGTTGTTATAATTTTGAAATTTTATCAAAAAGagaattatatttatataaaattaatatgtataatattcaaagatttgataatataacaaaaatgaTTCAACATTTATTTCAATGTAATAATGAAGTATCATTATATTGTGGACAAATAATAGCTGAATATTTCAAGAAATATATGACTAGCCACCAAATggttaaaaaaaaaaaaaataaaaataaaaaaataaataaaataaaaataaaaaaatatgataaaaatgacGAATGTGATgaaaattcaaaaaaaaatgatcATAATTTCTATACAGATAGTCAATATAATAGTAGTGATAATTCTGATGATGAAAAAGTTCTGTTTCctaatttaaaaaaaccTTTGGAGTATATACCAAAAGATGTATTGTGTTTTAAAACTATTGAACAATgtgatatattatttttggagaattttattttaagTAAGGAGgatataaaaacatttgAAAAGGATGAATATTCGATAAAGCGTATGGATGATGTTTTTGAATTTAATGAAAATGTgataaataatgatgaatatttaaataaaaaagacCAAATATcgaaatttttttttaaggGTTCAGAATCATCATTAGATTTAATAcatgataataattatcaGCATGGTTGTgatgtaaatataatatatgatgataacatgaaaaataaagataagaaacataataagaataatgATACGCTTATAAATACTTCCTATTATgatgtatataaaaatggaGATGTATTAGCAAGTGATGATATGATAAAACATGCtgataatataatagaTAATGATATGTATAATTTGGAGGAAAAAGAATTTGTAGCAAAATTATTACaagaaaatgaatattatttaaatatggaattaaataagaatatGTATATAGATCCTTCAGAAGATTTATTTGAATGTTTAAATAGGTTAAATAGTAAAgtaaattatatagaaaGAAACAATATagaagataataatgaagatatattaagattagatgaaaaaaatgaaaattatgAAGAAGCAAATTTTCGTTTGTGTCAAACTATAATAGTATTACCAAAATTAATTAAGGAGTGTGATATATTATCTTATATCAGTGTTGATATGTATAAAGTGTTGTTttcaataaataatattacatgtaataataaaaatcaaaattatattatgacATATAAACTATTTGCTATAGTCTTATTGTGTATACATAATCCTATAGaaatatgtacatatatgtttaacaatatatataataatacttaCGATAACATACAAAAGATGTTAATGATATTGTGTTTTCAACTAACGGCTTTATATTTAAGCAGTAGGATAAAGTTAGatgaaatatatgaatatataaaaaatatacatgAGACCATGAATATATCAGAAGGGTTAATAAAAAGTAATGAAATGATGgataataaaacaaatgaTAAGATAAATTTATTAGATACATATTCGAAAAATATGTTGGAAGAAATAAATCATtttgatgaaaaaaaaaaaaaaataaataccCAAAAAGATTATGTACAAGCagaagaaaaaatagaTTCATGttcaataaaaaaaaatataaataaatcatGTTGTTTagttaataaaaagaagatacaaaaatttacagatttatgtaatatatattttagtGGAGTATATACTACcttattttgttttaaaataaaaaaaggaatGTCTAATATAGATTATGATGAATATAGGATgagaaaatattattctGAAAATTTTACTTTAACCACATATTTACTATCATCATATAATACCTTTTTAAATTGTTgtaataacatatatatatatctgGAGGATATCATACGAGATGGTATTTGTCTCGTCCATGTTTTCATTCAAAGAGATAATCTTATGATTAGACGAGCATGTtgtaaattattatatgatatgataaatttaatattttgtaaaaaaatgtttaatatattgaaCAATCCAAATAACGAAATTTATGAGTATTATGAAAATGtaatgaattatatatcaaataGAATAAAACAGGAAAGCGATTCCCTCTCCTTTGAGTATATGAAGCAGATATTAAGCATCTACCAAACAAtaaacatttaa
- a CDS encoding putative GTPase-activating protein — protein sequence MSELKPLELEYLDKNVKKKKNEKVEKKNNLNKLFISKKHSLKKEGSDNTDVHEHSILENDKNKNVIMNSNKENDNKDAKSIFHSFSINKIFGEKKKDDADNTKNLKKGKKIKTKNDISSINRNTSDKKDKDDMIIDSNRDVNNNININNDNNNNNNDDDNNNINNDNNKNGDNNNKNDDNNNKNDDNNKNDDNNNNDNNNNNDNINNNDNNNNNDDHCYNLHSGNHFDNNNFNDDNNLISLDIENETKFLEDWEVTQKKIYDPTIGLRKHYTNELLSCGEKNNIRILEKWSSMVNRDIVWFHKAHRTTYLRRVKRGIPQKYRWKIWFHITNAKNLYNKFQKKYYYLSKKKSHYTNLILIDISRTFPELLIFDKYAQQQLYRILNAYSNYEPSVGYCQGMNFLVGLLLIISNFNELETFCVLVSLMNNYYLKDFYKEKFPLLNRFIYLFERIMQNEIPDLVDHFNNEEVYPPVYLHQWLLTLFIASLPIKSVIVIWDYLFSTSIKKIIIISVALLKILKSYLMKHKFEKILKLLKSLKYNESNDDILIAKLLIKKSESIILSNELLYLFENIENQDVPFHSHYKFVIDNITTCHFNHIQENINQMNNTNNINSYDPTRGTLNNNDNSNNNNNNNNNNNNNNSNNNNNNNNNNNNNNNNNNNDSNNNSNNNNNNNNNNNNNNNNNTYKRYSHLIHDDNNFVILDGVPLLNFFSNNILKKKNEEELKPTSNLKFRDKKKSLSLKERENINTFYYKILSSNEKNEKNQNMDNDTINNSSNEVAFHDVASSLKESNSVHNISDEEKRNHKNFKGDINKYYKNYVQSDNCNDNINMSPMNQENEKEDINRINRINQINHINPTNPTNPANPTNQINHIYNINNSYNSVSKCLNEKIKNDHMHETNMFYNNDKEERPSLYDKNDSHIQHSKSNENKNDRNSMSNLKRHAYYFNKEEGQDEMVFDNEMNESKIYDENQMNCNKKENIIVNMNNKECDIYEKKEKIKHIHHEDEDNLENEREEESILNISQYISYNEKETSSKNNNNDNEKNNDNNFGFFSLINSYAKDNSWFDVSTINKYYQFNKKDVDRELDNMNTSEKKEDNDTNQVEEANTF from the coding sequence atGAGTGAATTGAAACCTTTGGAACTTGAGTATTTGGATAAgaatgtaaaaaaaaagaaaaacgaaaaagttgaaaaaaaaaataatttgaataAACTTTTTATTAGTAAAAAGCACagtttaaaaaaagaaggTTCTGATAATACAGATGTACATGAACATTCTATATtagaaaatgataaaaataagaatgTTATAATGAATAGTAATAAAGAgaatgataataaagatGCGAAAAGCATTTTTCATTCATTtagtataaataaaatttttggagagaaaaaaaaggaCGACGCTGATAATACGaaaaatttaaagaaaGGTAAAAAGATTAAGActaaaaatgatataagTAGTATTAATCGTAACACATCCGATAAGAAGGATAAGGATGATATGATCATAGATAGCAATAGAGATGTGAACAACAACatcaatataaataatgacaataataataataataatgatgatgacaataataatataaataatgacaataataaaaatggtgacaataataataaaaatgatgacaataataataaaaatgatgacaataataaaaatgatgacaataataataatgataacaataataataatgataacattaataataatgataacaataataataatgatgacCATTGTTATAATCTTCATAGTGGTAACCATTTTGATAATAACAATTttaatgatgataataatttgatATCTCTGGATATAGAGAATGAAACAAAATTTTTAGAAGACTGGGAAGTTACACAGAAGAAGATATACGATCCAACTATAGGATTAAGAAAGCATTATACTAATGAGCTTTTATCATGTGGagaaaagaataatataagaataCTAGAAAAATGGTCCTCTATGGTTAATAGAGATATTGTATGGTTTCATAAAGCACATAGAACAACTTATTTAAGAAGAGTAAAAAGAGGAATACCACAAAAATATAGATGGAAAATATGGTTCCATATAACAAATGCaaagaatttatataataaatttcaaaagaaatattattatttatctAAAAAGAAATCACATTATACcaatttaatattaatagatATATCAAGAACATTTCCagaattattaatatttgaCAAATATGCACAACAACAATTATATAGAATTTTAAATGCATATTCAAATTATGAACCTTCTGTTGGTTATTGTCAAGGTATGAACTTTTTAGTTggattattattaattataagTAATTTTAATGAATTAGAAACATTTTGTGTATTAGTTAGTTTaatgaataattattatttgaaagatttttataaagaaaagTTTCCTCTATTAAATcgttttatatatttatttgaaaGAATAATGCAAAATGAAATACCAGATTTAGTAGatcattttaataatgaagaaGTATATCCACCTGTCTATTTACATCAATGGCTTCTCACATTATTTATAGCTAGCTTGCCCATAAAAAGTGTTATAGTAATATGGGATTATTTATTCAGCACAAgtatcaaaaaaattattattatatcagTAGCACTcttgaaaatattaaaaagttATTTAATGAAACATAAATTTGAGAAAATtcttaaattattaaaatcattaaaatataatgaaagtaatgatgatatattaatagCTAAGTTACTTATTAAAAAATCCGAGTCAATTATATTAAGTAATGAGctattatatttatttgaaaatattgaaaatcAGGATGTACCATTTCATAGTCACTACAAATTTGTAatagataatataacaaCATGTCATTTTAATCATATacaagaaaatataaaccAAATGAAcaatacaaataatattaatagttATGACCCAACAAGAGGAACTCTCAacaataatgataatagtaataataataataataataataataataataataataataatagtaataataataataataataataataataataataataataataataataataataatgatagtaataataatagcaacaacaacaacaacaacaataataataataataataataataataataatacgTATAAACGCTATAGTCATTTGATCCATGATGATAACAATTTTGTTATACTCGATGGAGTTCCTTTGctcaattttttttctaataatattttaaaaaaaaaaaatgaagaagaatTAAAACCTACCTCCAACCTTAAATTCAgagataaaaaaaaatctcTGTCCTTAAAAGAAAGAGAAAATATCAATACATTctattataaaattttaagtagtaatgaaaaaaacgaaaaaaatcaaaatatgGACAATGATACAATTAATAATAGTAGTAATGAGGTAGCATTTCATGATGTAGCTAGCTCATTAAAAGAAAGTAATTCTGTTCATAATATATCTGATGAGGAAAAGCGaaatcataaaaattttaaaggagatattaataaatattataaaaattatgtacAATCGGATAACtgtaatgataatattaatatgtcTCCTATGAATcaagaaaatgaaaaggaAGATATAAATCGAATAAATCGaataaatcaaataaatcatataaatcCAACAAATCCAACAAATCCAGCAAATCCAACAAATCaaataaatcatatttataatatcaaCAATTCTTACAATTCTGTATCCAAATgtttaaatgaaaaaataaaaaatgatcACATGCATGAAACtaatatgttttataataatgataaagaGGAACGTCCCTCCTTATATGATAAGAACGATAGCCATATTCAACATTCTAAATCAAATGAAAACAAAAATGATAGGAATAGTATGAGCAACTTAAAAAGACATgcatattattttaataaagaaGAGGGACAAGACGAAATGGTATTCGATAACGAAATGAATGAGTCCAAAATTTATGATGAGAACCAAATGAATtgtaataaaaaggaaaatattattgtaaatatgaataataaagaatgtgatatatatgaaaaaaaagagaaaataaaacatatacatCATGAAGATGAAGATAATTTAGAAAATGAAAGAGAAGAAGAAAgtattttaaatatatcgCAATATATTAGttataatgaaaaagaaacttcatcaaaaaataacaacaatgataatgaaaaaaataatgataataattttggTTTCTTTAGTTTAATTAATTCATATGCTAAAGATAATAGTTGGTTTGATGTCTCgacaataaataaatattatcaatttaataaaaaggatGTTGATCGAGAACTTGACAATATGAATACTAGTGAAAAAAAGGAAGATAATGACACAAATCAGGTAGAAGAAGCTAAcacattttaa
- a CDS encoding hypothetical protein (conserved Plasmodium protein, unknown function) gives MMDGKAYIKDYEIEKATHRLLLKLKNEKIKEDILKKSINEYKETINIVSNLTKKINYKIIIPFSKLAFYEGEIKYTNNIYQNIGCNTYCERTSENAYKYLEKKLDDYEIKYKIISDEINKLTKEIQLALELEETSNVNKNNNNQDDDTYNSKNVFVRPDGYLEIREEYHSSDDENENQNVKNDKLNSICNNNNNENQQKIIKREDLFTNINTNENNKNEEKIQHDDKPKINNNKSLNVNKQGLLNIQENYTSSSSEIDD, from the coding sequence atgatgGATGGAAAAgcatatataaaagattaCGAAATTGAGAAAGCTACTCAtagattattattaaaattaaagaatgaaaaaataaaagaagatattttaaaaaaatctataaatgaatataaagAAACTATAAATATTGTGAGCAATTTAAcaaagaaaataaattataaaataattattccATTTTCTAAATTAGCTTTTTATGAAGgagaaataaaatatacaaataatatatatcaaaatatagGATGTAATACATATTGTGAGAGGACATCAGAAAATGCTTATAAATATctggaaaaaaaattagatgattatgaaataaaatataaaataatatctGATGAAATTAACAAATTGACAAAAGAAATCCAACTTGCTTTAGAACTTGAAGAAACATcaaatgtaaataaaaataataataatcaagACGATGATACTTATAATTCCAAAAATGTTTTTGTAAGACCTGATGGATATTTAGAAATAAGAGAGGAATATCATAGTAGtgatgatgaaaatgaGAATCAGAATGTcaaaaatgataaattaaattctatatgtaataataataataatgagaatcaacaaaaaattataaaaagagaAGATCTTTTTACAAATATCAATACAAAtgagaataataaaaatgaagaaaagATACAACATGATGACAAACctaaaataaataataataaatcgTTAAATGTTAATAAACAAGGATTGCTTAATATTCAAGAAAATTATACAAGTAGTAGTAGTGAAATTGATGACTAA